From Pseudomonadota bacterium, one genomic window encodes:
- the glyQ gene encoding glycine--tRNA ligase subunit alpha, giving the protein MYFQDIILELNRFWAENGCALHQPYDMEVGAGTFHPATLLHALGPEPWSAAYVQPSRRPTDGRYGENPNRLQHYYQYQVMIKPSPDDVQELYLESLKRFKLDLLEHDIRFVEDDWESPTLGASGLGWEVWLDGMEITQFTYFQQAGSLELSPITVEITYGLERIAMYLQEVESVYDIRWNKNITYGQIFQQAEVEFSTFNFEHANVEALVGFFNTYESEALKLVELDLILPAYDYCLKCSHTFNLLDARKAISVAERTRYIGRIRNIARQVAVRYTEQREKMGYPLLKA; this is encoded by the coding sequence ATGTATTTTCAAGATATAATCCTTGAACTGAACCGTTTCTGGGCTGAAAATGGCTGCGCTCTGCACCAGCCCTATGATATGGAAGTGGGTGCCGGAACCTTTCATCCCGCAACACTCCTGCACGCCCTTGGGCCTGAACCATGGAGTGCGGCATATGTCCAACCCTCGAGAAGACCAACAGACGGCAGATACGGCGAAAACCCCAATCGCCTGCAGCATTATTATCAATATCAGGTGATGATCAAACCTTCCCCGGATGATGTCCAGGAACTTTACCTTGAAAGCCTCAAGCGTTTCAAGCTTGACCTTCTTGAGCATGACATCCGCTTTGTAGAAGATGACTGGGAGTCTCCAACTCTTGGTGCATCCGGTCTTGGCTGGGAGGTTTGGCTCGACGGCATGGAAATCACCCAGTTTACGTATTTTCAACAGGCAGGAAGCCTTGAACTTTCACCGATAACCGTTGAAATTACTTACGGCCTTGAAAGAATCGCCATGTACCTCCAGGAAGTGGAAAGCGTCTACGACATCAGATGGAACAAGAACATCACCTACGGGCAAATTTTTCAACAAGCCGAAGTGGAATTCTCCACCTTTAACTTTGAACACGCAAACGTTGAAGCACTTGTCGGTTTTTTCAATACCTATGAATCCGAGGCATTGAAGCTGGTGGAACTCGACCTCATCCTGCCGGCATATGATTATTGCCTGAAATGTTCACACACCTTTAATTTGCTTGATGCCCGCAAGGCCATCAGTGTTGCGGAACGAACTCGGTATATCGGCAGAATCAGAAATATCGCCAGACAGGTTGCGGTAAGGTATACGGAACAAAGGGAAAAAATGGGTTACCCGTTGCTCAAGGCATAA
- a CDS encoding site-specific integrase, whose product MKGSIHYRKDRGYWFISWWDSHSGKAIKIYYYKGERMYSEKTAEKLLTILTAEQEMGTLCLERYINPMWADTVSYLWEWLEIIQGTVSFATYKDYKNSIKNHLVPFFTKYTYQLHEIQYDILLRLMGTIHRTGKGKYNVMYCLHACLKSARRSKRIQEMPEFPEKRKYMIQEPVISWLPSERQEKVLRAIPEEHQPIFWWLKYHIRRPAEAMALHREDYDSLLDAFIIKRSISYRQYVDNTKTHRAHIIPCHPDFHSIMEAMPLSISRYFFTSPTSRTEGYRYTRRILARLWKQACKETGEVILMYAGLKHSTCSQYVNEVGMSLSDLQVITDHARMDSVKKYAHVGLARKRELMMGKIITFPKRPPRTSEEG is encoded by the coding sequence ATGAAAGGCTCAATTCACTACCGAAAAGACCGTGGATACTGGTTTATATCCTGGTGGGACAGCCATAGCGGGAAGGCCATCAAGATTTATTATTACAAAGGTGAGCGCATGTACTCCGAGAAGACGGCGGAGAAGTTGCTTACCATCCTGACGGCAGAGCAGGAGATGGGTACGCTATGCCTGGAAAGATACATCAATCCAATGTGGGCCGATACAGTCAGCTATTTATGGGAGTGGCTGGAAATCATCCAGGGCACAGTGTCTTTCGCCACTTACAAGGATTACAAAAACAGCATTAAGAACCATCTGGTGCCGTTTTTTACCAAGTACACCTATCAGCTTCATGAGATACAATACGATATTTTGTTAAGGCTTATGGGCACCATTCACCGCACTGGGAAAGGGAAATACAACGTTATGTACTGCCTTCACGCCTGCCTGAAGTCTGCGAGACGGTCAAAGCGCATCCAGGAGATGCCCGAGTTCCCCGAAAAGCGGAAATATATGATACAGGAGCCTGTTATCAGCTGGCTACCGTCAGAGCGTCAGGAGAAGGTTTTAAGGGCTATACCTGAAGAGCATCAGCCGATATTCTGGTGGCTGAAATATCACATCAGGAGACCAGCCGAAGCGATGGCACTACACCGCGAGGACTATGACAGCCTCCTGGACGCCTTTATCATCAAACGGAGTATCTCTTACCGGCAATACGTGGATAATACCAAGACCCATCGGGCACACATTATCCCCTGTCATCCTGACTTTCACAGCATCATGGAAGCGATGCCACTGTCCATTAGCAGATACTTCTTTACCAGCCCCACATCTCGCACAGAGGGCTATCGTTATACCAGGAGGATATTGGCCAGGCTCTGGAAACAGGCCTGTAAAGAGACTGGCGAGGTTATTCTGATGTACGCAGGGCTGAAGCACTCCACGTGTAGTCAGTATGTCAATGAGGTGGGGATGTCGCTGAGTGATTTGCAGGTGATAACCGACCATGCCAGGATGGACAGTGTGAAGAAGTATGCGCACGTGGGATTGGCCAGGAAACGGGAGCTGATGATGGGGAAGATAATAACGTTCCCCAAACGCCCCCCGAGAACATCAGAGGAGGGATAA